One window of the Labilibaculum sp. genome contains the following:
- a CDS encoding TonB-dependent receptor codes for MKTMFLNLKRGILGFVFIFLTSAVFGQVLVSGKVTDVSGESLPGVSVFVKGTNVGSITDIDGGYSLEVPENAQILVFSFIGMKNQEVEFTGQTSINVILQEDVTGLDEVVIVGYTARKKSTLTGAVSVVNLSDMEKTRVPNVSQALQGQIAGVLVTSSTGAPGDPIQIRIRGEGTIGDNNPLYVVDGIPSRDITFLNQADVKTMTVLKDAAAAAIYGSRASGGVVLITTKSGSIGKTSFDVNYYTGIHKVANLPNMLNAEQYMNTLEKAWDNSDRTGANPYTADKGRSDFADTDWLDELFEQGKSQNLQVTAGGGTEKMQYLMSLGYYGQDGIVVFDNDKYQRLNYRTNLNIDVTDRIKIGTNLQLSYSTQDKTASKGESLIRYALLRAPVLAVRKDVNDPTYSERDPFTDMPFFTPTGYDQGLQRSMYEMVGNPVAKAYFTDDQRKIYKTFGNVYGEFAFLGNKELKFRTNIGVDLSMFHNKAFNENYGDDDGGGSAVDQGLGRQNRPNSLSEERGEARTITFNNTLNYAKTFHEKHDFSAMVGTEYIDNYESSIGASRARFPFTTDEYRYLDYGGSDLDLWNSGSASEWALFSLFGSTSYAYDDKYMVTANLRADASSRFSESNRWGYFPSVSAGWTISKEDFMKDVDWLSNLKLRASWGKLGNQEIDNYAYLTLVSQVDGIVKTNRFGNSDLKWESSTQSNIGVDVGLLTNKLVLTGEYFEKNTTDILLPIGLPSVVGDVSPTIVNAGEVSNKGFEFSIDYRNSGKEFKYNVNANIATLTNKVEKLHPNVPNIVTDVTKTEVGYALNSYYGYKMVGIYQNQAEIDSHLFTEGNAKPGDIKFKDVNGDGKISADYDREFIGSPIPEFTYGFSFSSTYKGFDFSMLFQGVAGVDRYNQGKQIVDYDTRPFNYTTAILGAWDGEGSSNSIPRVAFEDNGSSKVSSIFVEDASYFRLKNIEIGYTVNAIKGIDNIRFYVSGQNLFTITDYTGLDPESTDLMDLGTYPQSKSVLFGVNVKF; via the coding sequence ATGAAAACTATGTTTTTAAATTTAAAAAGAGGAATACTGGGCTTTGTATTTATCTTTTTGACAAGTGCTGTCTTTGGGCAGGTTCTTGTATCAGGAAAAGTTACCGACGTAAGTGGAGAATCATTACCAGGTGTTAGTGTTTTTGTAAAAGGTACAAATGTTGGTTCCATTACTGATATTGATGGAGGTTACAGTTTAGAAGTGCCTGAAAATGCACAAATCCTGGTTTTCTCTTTCATTGGAATGAAAAATCAGGAAGTTGAATTCACTGGGCAAACCAGTATCAATGTTATTTTGCAAGAAGATGTAACTGGTTTAGATGAAGTTGTTATTGTTGGTTATACAGCAAGAAAAAAATCTACATTAACAGGAGCCGTATCGGTTGTTAATCTTTCAGATATGGAGAAAACACGAGTACCGAATGTTTCTCAGGCCTTGCAAGGTCAAATTGCAGGGGTATTGGTAACATCAAGTACAGGTGCGCCGGGAGATCCTATTCAGATACGTATACGTGGAGAAGGAACTATTGGAGATAACAATCCGTTGTATGTAGTAGATGGAATTCCTTCTCGCGATATCACCTTTTTAAATCAGGCTGATGTTAAAACTATGACTGTTTTAAAAGATGCCGCTGCAGCAGCAATTTATGGTTCCAGAGCTTCCGGTGGTGTGGTATTAATTACCACTAAAAGTGGATCTATCGGGAAAACAAGTTTCGATGTAAACTATTACACAGGAATTCATAAGGTTGCCAACCTTCCTAATATGCTGAATGCTGAGCAGTACATGAATACCCTGGAGAAAGCTTGGGACAATTCAGACAGAACAGGAGCAAATCCTTATACAGCTGATAAAGGCAGATCTGATTTTGCTGACACAGACTGGCTTGATGAGTTGTTTGAACAAGGGAAGTCACAAAATTTGCAGGTGACAGCTGGTGGAGGAACTGAAAAAATGCAATATTTAATGTCTTTGGGTTATTATGGACAGGATGGAATTGTTGTATTTGATAATGATAAATACCAAAGATTAAATTACAGAACCAATCTCAATATCGATGTAACGGATCGAATTAAAATTGGGACAAATCTGCAATTGTCTTATTCAACACAAGATAAAACAGCATCAAAAGGTGAAAGTCTAATTCGATATGCTTTATTAAGAGCTCCCGTATTAGCAGTTCGTAAAGATGTGAATGATCCTACTTACTCTGAAAGAGATCCTTTTACGGATATGCCGTTTTTCACGCCAACGGGCTATGATCAGGGATTACAAAGATCGATGTATGAAATGGTAGGTAACCCTGTTGCCAAAGCCTATTTTACAGATGATCAGCGAAAGATTTATAAAACATTTGGAAATGTTTATGGTGAATTTGCTTTTTTGGGTAATAAAGAACTAAAATTCAGAACAAATATCGGGGTTGATTTATCAATGTTTCACAACAAAGCTTTTAATGAGAATTATGGTGATGATGATGGTGGTGGATCTGCAGTTGATCAAGGATTGGGCAGACAGAACAGACCTAATAGCTTGAGTGAAGAAAGAGGAGAAGCACGTACAATTACCTTTAATAATACATTAAATTACGCGAAAACCTTCCACGAAAAGCATGATTTTAGTGCAATGGTAGGTACCGAATATATTGACAATTATGAATCATCAATAGGAGCCAGCAGAGCTCGTTTCCCTTTTACAACTGATGAATATCGATATTTGGATTATGGTGGATCGGATCTTGATCTTTGGAATAGCGGATCTGCTTCAGAGTGGGCATTATTCTCTTTGTTTGGATCAACATCTTATGCGTATGATGACAAATATATGGTAACTGCTAATTTGAGAGCTGATGCTTCATCAAGGTTTTCTGAAAGCAATCGTTGGGGCTATTTTCCTTCTGTTTCTGCCGGATGGACAATTTCCAAGGAAGATTTTATGAAGGATGTTGATTGGTTGTCTAACTTAAAATTAAGGGCAAGTTGGGGTAAATTAGGAAATCAGGAGATTGACAATTATGCGTATTTAACTTTGGTTAGTCAGGTAGATGGTATTGTTAAGACTAACCGCTTTGGAAATTCTGATTTGAAATGGGAGAGTTCTACTCAATCAAATATTGGTGTTGATGTTGGTTTGCTTACTAATAAACTGGTACTAACGGGAGAATATTTTGAAAAGAATACGACAGATATTTTATTGCCGATTGGATTACCATCTGTTGTTGGTGATGTATCTCCTACAATTGTCAATGCAGGTGAGGTGAGTAATAAAGGATTCGAATTCTCTATAGATTACCGCAATTCAGGAAAAGAATTCAAATACAATGTAAACGCGAACATTGCGACATTAACTAATAAGGTTGAAAAGCTGCATCCAAACGTTCCCAATATCGTTACCGATGTAACAAAAACTGAAGTTGGATATGCATTAAATTCCTACTATGGGTACAAAATGGTTGGAATTTATCAAAATCAAGCGGAAATAGACAGTCATCTGTTTACTGAAGGAAATGCAAAACCAGGAGACATCAAATTTAAGGATGTAAACGGTGACGGGAAAATTAGTGCAGATTATGACAGAGAATTTATTGGAAGTCCTATTCCCGAATTCACTTATGGTTTTTCATTCTCATCTACCTATAAAGGATTTGATTTTTCAATGCTTTTTCAGGGAGTAGCGGGTGTTGACAGATACAACCAAGGGAAACAGATTGTAGACTATGATACACGTCCGTTTAATTATACCACAGCGATATTAGGTGCATGGGATGGGGAAGGCAGCAGCAATAGCATACCAAGAGTTGCTTTTGAAGACAATGGAAGCAGTAAGGTGTCAAGCATTTTCGTTGAAGACGCTTCCTATTTCCGACTAAAGAATATTGAAATTGGATACACTGTAAATGCAATAAAAGGAATTGATAATATACGGTTTTATGTATCCGGGCAAAATTTATTTACAATAACTGACTATACCGGTTTAGATCCGGAATCTACCGATCTAATGGATTTAGGAACTTATCCTCAATCAAAATCAGTTTTGTTTGGCGTAAATGTGAAGTTTTAA